One Vitis riparia cultivar Riparia Gloire de Montpellier isolate 1030 chromosome 4, EGFV_Vit.rip_1.0, whole genome shotgun sequence genomic window carries:
- the LOC117912463 gene encoding UBP1-associated proteins 1C-like — protein MQFQFRAGDKGASSYVPPSPSAPHYTTQSFIGNLWSATEDMGSERRVRKELLAAQATMRHDIEAELRRELMIERELAIIRGGAGFSLLFEQPITTLLQRWGFEEGLKVMTRVLHHVLLPGFKDSEILAFMSGLEGGVHGNSTVTKPLPNDGVPPMAMPVGIKRKAEVAGGDQASSSSKKKKTENKWTCPLCQVSATCERGLQDHFRGKKHEAKEASLKKSEEMSQKICRPDPFPDGDEGKSQVREKQKDKKFWCPICEISTNNQALMEMHWNGKKHMAKLRKKSGTLRAISSPDDAQDIGKTTATGEDASPSNAERTEEIEAQEDMCKGDKLLPNIRQTNLKFWCQTCKIGTTSEDLMKKHQNGKKHVAKLKKNSGTLMAISSLPDDAQEVGETTATEEAASPSNAEGNEEIEAQEDMTEEQDKLLVNKKQTNLKFWCETCKIGTTSEDLMKEHQNGKKHMTLLRKNGGALITISILPDNVENDGETTTKKKMNDSTANADKNKETEVDDEIKMEAGWQQ, from the exons ATGCAGTTCCAGTTCAGAGCAGGCGACAAAGGAGCCTCATCCTACGTCCCTCCATCTCCATCCGCTCCGCACTACACTACTCAATCCTTCATTG gtAACTTGTGGAGCGCCACGGAAGACATGGGATCGGAACGTAGGGTCAGGAAGGAGCTTCTTGCGGCGCAAGCGACCATGCGCCATGATATTGAGGCTGAATTGAGGAGGGAGTTGATGATCGAGAGAGAGTTGGCAATTATAAGAGGCGGTGCTGGATTTTCCTTGTTGTTCGAACAACCGATCACGACTTTGCTTCAGCGATGGGGTTTTGAGGAGGGATTGAAGGTGATGACTCGGGTGCTTCATCATGTGCTGCTTCCAGGATTCAAGGACTCTGAGATTTTGGCTTTCATGAGTGGATTAGAAGGTGGCGTCCATGGAAACTCGACAGTTACTAAACCGCTGCCGAATGACGGTGTGCCACCAATG GCCATGCCTGTTGGGATAAAGAGGAAGGCAGAAGTAGCCGGTGGTGATCAGGCATCTTCATCtagcaaaaagaagaaaacagaaaataaatggaCCTGCCCACTCTGTCAAGTGAGTGCTACTTGTGAACGAGGTTTGCAAGATCACTTCCGGGGAAAGAAGCATGAGGCCAAGGAGGCATCActtaaaaaaagtgaagaaatgaGCCAAAAGATTTGCAGACCTGATCCATTTCCCGATGGAGATGAGGGCAAATCACAGGTGAGAGAAAAGCAGaaggataaaaaattttggTGCCCAATTTGTGAGATTAGCACCAACAACCAGGCGTTGATGGAAATGCATTGGAATGGAAAGAAGCACATGGCAAAACTCAGGAAAAAATCTGGAACTCTCAGGGCCATATCCTCGCCTGATGATGCCCAAGACATTGGAAAAACAACAGCCACAGGGGAAGATGCTTCACCAAGTAATGCTGAAAGGACAGAGGAAATAGAAGCCCAAGAGGATATGTGCAAAGGAGACAAGTTGCTACCGAACATAAGGCAGACAAATCTAAAATTCTGGTGCCAAACCTGTAAGATTGGAACCACTAGTGAAGACTTGATGAAAAAGcatcaaaatggaaagaagcacGTGGCGAAACTCAAGAAAAATTCTGGAACTCTCATGGCCATATCCTCCTTGCCTGATGATGCCCAAGAAGTTGGAGAAACAACAGCCACAGAGGAGGCTGCTTCACCAAGCAATGCTGAAGGGAATGAGGAAATAGAAGCCCAAGAGGATATGACCGAAGAACAAGACAAGTTGCTAGTGAACAAAAAGCAGACAAATCTAAAATTCTGGTGTGAAACCTGTAAGATTGGAACCACCAGTGAAGACTTAATGAAAGAACATCAGAATGGAAAGAAGCACATGACCCTGCTAAGGAAAAATGGTGGAGCTCTCATCACCATATCCATCTTACCAGATAATGTTGAAAATGATGGAGAAACAACaaccaagaagaaaatgaatgattCAACGGCCAATGCAGACAAAAACAAGGAAACAGAAGTAGATGATGAAATTAAAATGGAAGCAGGATGGCAACAATGA